The segment GCATTCGCCTGACGCGATCGACGCAGCGGGCTGCCGATCCCGGGCGCTAGTTGTCGCAGCGGGCCCGGAAATCCGTGCTGGGCTGCCGGATGCCCCGGAGCTCGTCGCGCACTTGCGGATTGACGTCCATGTACGCGCTCAGCTCGGCCCGGCGCTCCTCCTGCGTCTTGTCTTGCAGGCCGGTGAAGAAGTCGTTCACCGGCGGGTGGGTGAACAGGTAGGCCGATGTCGCGGCGGTGACGCCGGCGATCACACCGGCCAGGTCGGCGGCGGTGCAGTTGGGCGGTGGCGGCGGAGGGAGCGGCTCCGCCGACGCCGTTGCGACGGAACCGAACACGGCCAGCGCACCGAAGGCCGCAGCGAGTATGCGCCGCGCCGGGATGGGATTGATCAGCATGCCGCTCTCCTCGATCGATTGGTGGGTACTCATCGCCCGCGACCGCCCCGGCCGCCGCCACCGCCGGCGTTGGGCCGGCCGCCGCCGGGCAGTCCGATATCGGGGCCGCCGGGACCACCCGGCCGTCCCAGGTCCGGGTCGAGATTGACGTCGATCTCCCAACCCCAGGCGTCGTCACAGGCATACCAGTCGTAGTCGCACGGGTACGGGACGTACGGACCGGAGGAACCGCTCGGCCCGTCACCGGTGTTCGAGCCGCGGACTTCTCCTTGCGAACAGATCGTCGTTCCCCCCGCGCTCGTGCAGTCCGCGGTCGCGGCGGGGGTGGGAGCGGCACCGAGACCTGCACCGATGAGCACCGGCACGGCGAGAACCTGGAACAGTCGCATCACTGACTCCTTCAACCGTCGTGAACCAGCGCCGGAGGTGGCTGCCCCGATCATAGGCCCGTATGCGCCCACCCGGACCGGGATTGCCGCAGGTCATCGTGACTTGTCGGTGGGTAGGGGCACCATGGAGAACGTGCCCGCCGCCGAGGATCCCCTGGCCCGGTTCAGTCCGCTGACCCGGGAGTGGTTCCACGGCACCTTCCCGGCCCCCACCGCGGCCCAGCAGCAGGCGTGGTCGGCGATCGCCGACGGGCACAACACGCTGGTCGTGGCCCCGACCGGGTCGGGCAAGACGCTGGCGGCATTCCTGTGGGCCATCGATGACCTGGCCCAGCATCCGTCCACGACATCGGGGCGGAGCAGGCCGGGCACCCGGGTCCTCTACGTGTCTCCGCTCAAGGCGCTGGCCGTCGATGTCGAGCGCAACCTGCGCACCCCGTTGACCGGTCTCGCGCGGGTGGCCGAGCGCGCGGAGATGCCCGCGCCGAGCATCACGGTCGGTGTCCGCTCCGGGGACACCACCGCCAAAGATCGCCGCGATCTGATCTCCAGACCGCCGGACATCCTGATCACCACGCCCGAGTCGCTGTTCTTGATGCTCACCTCCGCGGCCCGCGACACGCTGGCCGATGTGCGCACCGTCATCATCGACGAGGTGCATGCCGTCGCCGCCACCAAACGCGGTGCACACCTGGCCGTTTCGCTGGAGCGCTTGGACGCGCTGCTCCCCCGTCCCGCCCAGCGGATCGGTTTGTCGGCCACCGTGCGCCCCGCCGAGGAGGTGGCCCGGTTCCTGGCCGGGTCGGCGCCGACCACGATCGTCGCGCCGCCCGCGGACAAGACCTTCGAATTGCAGGTCCAGGTTCCGGTGCCGGATATGACGAACCTGACCGAAGGTTCCATCTGGCCCGATGTCGAGGAGCGCATCGTCGATCTGGTCGAAGCGCATCGGTCCTGCATCGTGTTCGCCAATTCGCGGCGGCTCGCGGAGCGGCTCACCTCACGGCTCAACGAGATCCACGCGCAGCGCTGCGGTGTCGAACTTCCCACCGGCCCCAACCCGAAGGTCCCCGCCGGTGCGCCGGCCCACGTGATGGCCAGTGGGCAGAGCTTCGGCGCCCCGACGGTGCTGGCCAAGGCCCATCACGGCTCGGTCAGCAAGGAGCAGCGGGCGCTGGTCGAGGACGATCTCAAGAGCGGGCGGCTCAAGGCCGTGGTCGCCACCTCCAGCCTGGAACTCGGTATCGACATGGGCGCGGTGGACCTGGTGATCCAGGTGTCCGCGCCGCCCTCGGTGGCCAGCGGTCTGCAGCGGGTCGGCCGGGCCGGACACCAGGTCGGCGAGATATCGCAGGGCGTGCTCTTCCCGAAGCACCGCACCGACCTGATCGACTGTGCGGTCACGGTGCAGCGGATGCGCGCCGGCCAGATCGAGACCATGCGGGTACCCGCGAACCCGCTCGACGTGCTCGCCCAACACACGGTGGCCGCTGCCGCTCTCGAACCGTTGGACGCCGACGCCTGGTTCGACACCGTGCGGCGCAGCGCCCCCTTCGCGACACTGCCGCGCAGCGCCTTCGAGGCCACCCTGGACCTGCTGTCCGGGAAATATCCGTCGACCGAGTTCGCCGAGCTGCGCCCCAGACTGGTCTACGACCGCGACGCTCGCTCGCTCACGGCACGCCCCGGCGCGCAGCGGCTGGCCGTCACCTCCGGTGGCGCCATCCCCGACCGCGGCATGTTCACCGTCTACCTGGCGTCCGAGTCCGAGAAGCCCTCCAGAGTCGGCGAACTCGACGAGGAGATGGTTTACGAGTCGCGGCCCGGGGACGTCATCTCCCTCGGTGCCACCAGCTGGCGCATCAC is part of the Mycobacterium adipatum genome and harbors:
- a CDS encoding heme-binding protein — its product is MLINPIPARRILAAAFGALAVFGSVATASAEPLPPPPPPNCTAADLAGVIAGVTAATSAYLFTHPPVNDFFTGLQDKTQEERRAELSAYMDVNPQVRDELRGIRQPSTDFRARCDN